The genomic window AGGATGTAGTTGTTGACTCCCGCCTCGACCGCGGTGACGATGTCTTCGCGGGCGCCGCGAGTAGTGACCATCAGAATCGGGACGGTGATGCCGTTGGGCTGCGCGCGCACCGCGCGTGCGAAATCGAGCCCGCTCATCACCGGCATGTTCCAATCGGTGATGATGAACCCAATGCTCTCGTCGAACAACGAGAGCGCTTCATAGCCATCGGCCGCTTCCACGGCATCGTTGTAACCGATGCGCTGAAGCGCGTTGATCATGATCCGCCGCATCGTGGCGGAATCGTCGACGACGAGAAACTTCATGGAATGAGCACCAACTCGAGGGCTGAGGAAAGCGGCGGAAGCAGCGAAAGCAGGCGAAGCGGATGAGGCAGGCGAAGCCGGCGGCTACAGATCGCCGCTATCGAGGAGTCGGCGGGCCACCGTGTCGACGACCTCGAGCGTATCGTACGCGCCGCTGAGGACGCGACTGCGAATGCGGCCAGCACGAGCGGGGTCGAGGCTCGACGTGCTCGACGAATCGCTCGTGTCACGCGCGGCGAGCGCGCGGCCAGCGTCGGAGATCTGGACCTTGTCCGAGCGGTCCGTTCCCGAAGGCGCCGGAGCGATCGGGCTGACCTGTCCGGCGTCCTGCGTGTCGCTGGGCGCCGAGGGGCGAGTCGTCTCCGGGCGGATGGGCCCGGTGTTCTTCGGGTAGATGTGCATTGATATCCTCCGCACCTGAGTATCGGCGCGACGGGAATTTTCTTTAGCGACTGAATTGAGATTGCAGCACGATAACAAACAATAGTTTATGCCGCATGCTGACCGCTATGCCACGACTGCATGAGTGTTGATATCATGTCGCGAAGATGTACGAGTTGTGTCCTGTCTCCTGTCCGTCCGACATTCAATAACTCGTTCGCGATGTAGCCGTAGAGCGCCGCCAAACGCGGCACCAACTCGCCGCCGTGCCGGAAATCGAGCGTGTAGAGCAGATCGAAGACG from Gemmatimonadaceae bacterium includes these protein-coding regions:
- a CDS encoding response regulator, which gives rise to MKFLVVDDSATMRRIMINALQRIGYNDAVEAADGYEALSLFDESIGFIITDWNMPVMSGLDFARAVRAQPNGITVPILMVTTRGAREDIVTAVEAGVNNYILKPFTPAILKEKIDRLLAGMGAAA
- a CDS encoding flagellar protein FliS, with the protein product MPEANFTPVPSVPEQYELLLAKLAKAERELEDPESAGRSRHLEEASGIVFDLLYTLDFRHGGELVPRLAALYGYIANELLNVGRTGDRTQLVHLRDMISTLMQSWHSGQHAA